TAGGTCAGTTGCAAATTGTGCCAACCGTTTCTAAAAAACTAAAAAAGATGTCTGTACAGCATCTTGCTGACTGTCAGTCTTTAGGATGGATTCTTAATACAGAGGGATGCGGTTTTCGACAATATCTTGTATCGGAATATCATAAATTGAATCAGTTACCTAATATAAAAATTGAGGTTACAGGAACTAATTTACAGATGAATTTATTGGCTCAAGGTCTTGGAGTGGGGTTATTACCGAAAGAAGTTTTTGAAAATAGTATTTATGCTTCTCAACTTACATCAATCGAGCTCACTGATTTTAATTTATCAGTACAACTTTTCTGTTTGATTCAATCCGATTTGAATGAAGTTTATCAATTAATTTGCCAAGAGATGAGCCGCAAAGTACAGAGCATACTAGGATGGGGGTAAGTTAAATCTTAAACGAAGATATGTTGTCGAGAACTTTTGTTGAACTTGATCAATATTAAAAGCTTCAATTGAATATGATTCATTAGTTCTACCAGAGATGTTCCGAGAACCAGATAAATTGTTAGTATTCCATTTTTTAATATTATTATATATTTAATATTTGTTTTTAACATACTAAGGCCTGCCGTATTCTTATAAAAAATACATCGGGTTTTAATATGGCAATTCAAATTTTAGGAATGATCTGGCACCGTGAGGCATCTGAAATTATTCCAGCGACAAAAACTTTTGATAAAAACTATATTGTCAAAATTGCTCAGGCTCATGAACAAGCAGGATTTGACCGTATTCTATGTGGTTATTGGTCGGATCAGGCTGATGGTTTCTTAGTGACAGCATATGCTGCTGCACACACATCTAAAATAAAATTTCTATTGGCACATCGTCCGGGCTTTGTTTCTCCAACATTGGCAGCCCGTAAATTGGCAACACTGGATCAATTGACGGATGGACGTTTAGCGCTACATGTTATTTCTGGCGGTAGTGATATCGATCAGAAGAAAGATGGAGATTTTTTAAATAAACAGCAGCGTTATGTACGTAGTGCCGAGTTCATCGAAGTTGTACAGAAAACATGGTATAGCCAGGAACCTTTTAGTTATGAGGGTAATTATTACCATGTAGTAGATGCTTATTCTGAAATTAAACCATTACAAACACTTTTACCGATTTATTTTGGCGGTTCTTCAATAGAAGCTTTACAGGTTGCAGCAAAACAGGTTGATGTTTTTGCCCTTTGGGGAGAGCCTTTAGCTGGTGCTCAAGAACAAGTTGAAACACTAAATCAGTTAGCAATACAGCACGGACGCCAACTAGATTACAACATTTCATTCCGTCCAATTATTGCTGATACTGAGTCGAAAGCTTGGGAAAAAGCACAAGATATTTATCAATTATCTAAAAAACAGTTAGAAAATTTTGGCTTACAGGCTGCCAGAAAAAAACCACAAAGTACAGGCGGTCAGCGTTTACTCGCAGCAGCGGGTCAGGGCGAACGTTTAGATACTAATTTATGGACAGGTATAACTTCTTTAGTTCAAGGAAGTTATAACTCGACTGCATTGGTAGGTACTCCAGAACAAGTTGCAGAGTCTATTTTGCAGTATTACAAACTTGGTATTCATAGTGTCTTGATACGTGGTTTTGATCCTGTTCAGGACGCAATTGATTATGGTCGAGAGCTGTTACCCCAAATTCGTGAAAAAACAGAAAAATATGATCAACAGCAACAGCTTGTTTCAGCTTAATTGGAAAGGAAATAAGAATGAATCAATATGGAAAAATTTTATTGGGTGTTGTCACAACAGCAATTTTAGTGGGTTGTACAAAAAAAGAGACTTCATCTGAACATACTCAGGCATCTGAAGTTAAAGCAGGCAATGGTCAGGTGGTGATAAATATTGGCGATCAAAAAGGGAATATGCGTGCACAACTTGAAGCATCAGGTGCTTTAAAAAATATCTCGTATAAGATCAATTGGTATGAATTTCCTGCTGCAGCACCAGTTGCAGAAGCATTAAAATTGGATGCAATTGATATTGGTTATTTGGGCGATGCACCTTTTATTTTTGCCAATTCTAATGGGGGAACGGCCAAAGCTATTGCCGTGTATAAAGCAGATCCATATCCAGTCGCTATTTTAGTGCCACAGAATAGTCCAATTAAGTCTGCTAAAGATCTAAAAGGTAAAAGTTTAGCATTCAATAAAGGCTCAATTAGTCATCTTTTAACATTAAAGGCCTTAGAGCAACAAGGTTTAAAGCCTGAAGATGTGACGTTTAAATTTTTACCGCCTGCTGATGGAAAATTAGCAGTTGCCAATGGTTCAGTGGATGCTTGGGTGGTATGGGATCCATACACGGCCTATGCTGAGCTCAAAGATCATTTTCGTGTCGTGGTTAATGGCCGTGGTTTATATTCAGGCTACACCTTTTTAGCAGCAACGAATAAGTCTTTAAACGATCAAAGCAAACGTATGGCAATTCAAGATTTTGTCTATCGTTTAAAAGAATCCCAAACTTGGGCGGGCCAACACGGGGATGAGTTTGGTAAAGCTTATGCCAAAATAACTGGACTACCAGAAGATGTGGGAATTAAAGCATTTAAACGCCGTAATGCCTCATGGGAACCAATTGATAGTGAAGTGATCAAGGTTTCTCAACATACTGCTGATTTTTATACCAAATATAAGCTGATTGACAAAAAATTTGATGTGACATCTTCATTTGATACTGAGTTTAAAGTGGAGCAAAAATAAAGATGAGTCAGTTACAACAGGCTCTTCAGCCATTGATTGAAAGAATTGAATATGGAATTTCACAGCAATTAGAAGATATTGATCTCATAGAATCTTTTATTCCAGAGTTTCGTACATTGCTGCATTCAGATGATTGGTTACCGATCCCTTATCGGCAACCGAATTCTGAGCGTTATCAACAATTTTTGTTATATCGTGACTCTGAAAATCGTTTTTCAATTGTCAGTTTTGTGTGGGACAAGGGACAAGTTACACCGATCCATAATCATGAGGTTTGGGGTGTCGTTGGTGTCCTGCAAGGCGAAGAAATCTCACAGCGCTATCAAAGAAATGCATTAGGGCATTTTGAGATCACAGATGAACCTGATCATTTAAATGTTGGGGAAATTGATTTTTTTACTCCAGCCTTGGGTGATGTACATCAAGTGAGTAATGCACTTTCCGATCAGGTTTCTATTAGCATCCACGTTTATGGTGCAGATATTGGCAAAGTAGAACGTTATACCTTTGCATTAGATGGCACAGCAAAGCGTTTTATTTCAGGTTATTCAAATCAGGAGCATTAATATGACAACCAATATTCAAACCTATCAAGACATCCGTAAAAAACTATTGGCAGGTCAGGAAATCGCACTGATTGATGTACGGGAAGAAGATCCATTTGCACAAGGCCATCCATTGTTTGCCGTCAATATTTCCTTGTCTAAATTGGAAGTCGAAATTCTTAATCGAGTGCCACGCTTAAATACGGATATTGTTCTTTACGATAATGGCGAAGGCTTGGCAGAACGTGCTTATCAACAGTTACAGACATTGGGCTATCAGCAGGTTTCATTATTGGATGATGGTTTACAAGGCTGGAAAGATGCAGGCGGTGAGATTTTTATTGATGTCAATTCTGCAAGTAAAGCCTTTGGTGAATTCGTTGAGCATCATAAAGGGACACCGTCACTGTCTGCCCAAGAAGTGAAACAGCTGATTGATGATCAAGCAAATATTATCATTCTGGATGCTCGCCGTTTTGATGAATATCAAACTATGAGTATTCCTAATGGTATTAGTGTGCCAGGTGCTGAATTGGCACTCCGTGCTAAAAATATTGTTAAAGATGAAAATACTAAAATTATTGTGAATTGTGCTGGACGTACTCGGAGTCTGATAGGTACACAATCGCTGATTAATGCCAAAATTGGACATGAAGTCTATGCTTTGCGAAATGGTACTATCGGTTGGACATTAGCACAGCAACAATTGGCTTTAGGGCAACAGCAGCAATATACAAATTTCCCTGAAAAAAACGAGGTCGGGCAAGTTTTAAAGAATGCTAAGGAGTTGGCAGAAAGGTCTGGTGTGAAAACAATAGGTTCGGAGCAACTTCAACAATTGCAACAACAGGATGATCGTACAACCTATATTTTTGATGTACGTTCAGAACAGGAGTATATACGAGCGCATTTACCGGATAGTCGCTGGATTGGTGGTGGACAACTCGTTCAGGAAACTGATCATTATGCGAGTGTGCGCAGTGCAAGAGTTGTACTAGTTGATGATCAACTCGTCCGTGCTTATATGACTGCATCTTGGTTGGCACAAATGAATTGGGATGTCTCAGTATTGGATGCGGATTTTCAGACAATATTTACACAGCAAGGAGGATGGAAACCAGTTGTTCCTCTATTGCATATAAAACATCGCATTACACCTGAACAATTGCAAACATGGTTAGATGCTCGCGAAAAAGTCACCATTCTGGATTTCACAAGCAGTGCAAACTATCAAAAAGGGCATATTCCTACTGCCCAGTGGTTATTAAAAGCAGATATTGAACGACTTTTTAATGAGAAAAAAATTCCAACAGATCATAAAATTGTTGTGACTTGTGGGACTAGTCTGTTAGCACAATATGCTGTATCTGCTATTCAAACCAAAACTTCAGAAAATGTTTATGTATTGGAAGGTGGTAATCAAGCATGGGTAAAAACTTTTGTTTTGGAAGCTGACAAACATGTGTACTTATCTTCCCGTACAGATCGTTATAAACGTCCTTATGAAGGAACAGATAATTCTGTGCAAGCTATGCAAGATTATTTAGATTGGGAATATGGATTGGTTGCTCAACTGAATACAGATGGCACACATGGTTTCTTTGTAGTTTAAGTGAAAATTTTTAGCTTAGATGCTGAAAAAAATATAACAGCTCTTTAAGGCCAAGAAGAGCTGTTATGATGGCTTAAAAAATTAACTAGAAATGGATGAGCATTTTTAGGGAATTTTCACTAGTACGGACCAAGTTGTATGAGAAAAAACTAATATTTTTCAACTTTGAAATTAAATGAAGCTTTAGCAGAAAATACTGTGTTTTTTAGTTTTTGAATGTATATGAGTGAAGCGAGTTAAAAGTATTATTAATCAAAATTTGTTCTTCGGCTTTTTCTAAAATTGTCTTTTTGAAACCAAATTACGAACTGTTGCCTGAAAAACAGTTATTCAACAATAAACTATTATTTTTATGCACAGATAGAGAAAGATGTTTATATAAGGCATTGAAAATATTTATAAAAATATTTGGCATATAAATTGAATTATAACAGTAATATTTTTTATCTCATCGTTTAGCAATAGACGTTATGGGGGTTATTGCAAAATGTCAGATTATTCTCAAAGTCTTATTTCACTGTTGGCTTATCATGCAACAGTACGTCCAGATGCAATTGCGTTAAGACATAAAAAGCTAGGTCTGTGGCAGAATTGGTCATGGAAAGACTTACTAGGACTTAGCGAAAGATACGCGTCTGCTCTTTATGAATATGGTTTTCAAAACAAACAAACTTTTCTTATCGTCAGTGCTCCTAATATTGAGGTAGTTGCTATCAGTCTGGCTATACAGGCTTTAGGTGGTGAAGTTCAATTGATCGATCAAAGTGTTGATACATTAGAAACAGAAGACTTCTTACAACACCTTGCGATTTTAAAGCCAGACTATATTCTCGTAGAACGGCTAGAGCAGCTTGTTTCAATTGAGACATTACGTTATCACCCAATTTATATTTTTTATATTGAACAAAGTAAATTAAGTACATTTGAATATGACTATGTTGTAGCTGTCGATACATTACTAAAAAATTCCAACGAGAAATATCGTATTGATTTTAAAACGAGTCAGGTTGAACCTGCACAAATTGCGTTTAGTTTTGAGCGGATTGAATCTAATCAACGACTGAGAGTGCAATATTCTCATCAAGAGTTGATTGAAGAAGCTAAACATTTAGTTCAAAACCACCACCTAGATCATCATGAGGAAGCATTTGTCACGCGTGCTTTTTCTAGTGTCGGGCACATTCGTTATCTATGGTCGTCATGGCTACTCGCTGGTTTTAACTTGAATATTCCTGAAACCTTAAATACTCGCGATCAGGATAGACAGATTATTTCGCCAACATTGATTTTAGGGACTAATGAAACCTATGCACGTGTTGAGCAGTTAATTTATAACCGCTTACCAAATGATACATGGCTTGCCAAACATTACCAGCACGCACTTCAAAAACAGAAAAATGAAGAAAAATTATCCTGGATTGATAAGTTCAGCTTTGTCTTATTTAAGCAGGTCATTTTAGAAGAATTAGGTTTTTCTCAACTCAAAGTAGCTTTAATCGTGGGGCAGCCTGTAACTATTGCAACGCGAAATTTTTATCAAAGCCTAGGAGTTGAGTTGCATGATTGGGGGGAGTACGCCGAATGGCAAAATACTCCCTTAGAAAATCATTCGCTCCAGTCTTTACCCATAACAACAATAAATTAGGAACGATATATGTCGGTATCATCTTTGATATTGCTGGAACTTAAGGCGATTGATTTATCTTTTGGCTCTTCACAAGTGTTAAAGCAGCTCAGTTTAGAGGTACGAGAAGGCGAGATTTATTCTTTGATTGGCCCCAATGGTGCCGGTAAAAGTTCAGTGATCAATATTATTAATGGTATTTACCAGCCGCAATCGGGTCAGATCATTTTTGCCGGTCAGGTTTTGCATAACTATAAGGCAAAACATGCACCTTATTTAGGAATTGCGCGGACCTTTCAAAATTTAGCACTCTTCAAGCAAATGTCGGTATTAGATAATGTCTTGACTGGGCGTGTATTAAAAAGTCGCCACTCATTGTTGGGTGCATTGTTGTCTTTACCGCCGACTCAAAAAAATGACGATTTACAACGTTTTAAAGCTGAAGAGATTCTAAAGCTTCTTAATTTGCAAGAGTATCGCGATCAACTGGTCAGTGCGTTGCCTTATGGTTTGCAAAAACGTGTTGAGTTGGCAAGAGCATTGGCAGCAGAACCAAAGTTTCTGCTTTTAGATGAGCCTATGGCTGGAATGAATCATGCTGAAAAACAAAATATTGCCAAGTTTATTCAGAAAGTAAATCGGCAGTTAGGTGTAACCATTTTCATGATTGAACATGATTTGGCTGTCGTGATGGATATTTCCGACCACATTGTGGTGCTGGACTATGGAAAAAAGATTGCAGAAGGCACACCACAACAAATTCAAGAACATCCCGAAGTGCTGAGCGCATATCTAGGGATTCAAACGCTTGAAGTGCATTGAGCATATATAAATAAATCAAAAAATAAGAGGTTGCTTTTTCTATGTCATTTTTTCTAGAAGTCTTGTTGGGTGGTACGTTGGCAGGTGTCATGTATTCATTGGTTGCCATTGGGTTTGTTTTGATTTATCGGGCATCGGGTGTGTTTAATTTTGCACAAGGTTCTTTGGTTTTATTTTCAGCCTTAACTTTTGTGAATTTAACTGAACGTGGCATTCCATTTGTGGTGGCTTTTATTGTCACGCTATTTGTCATTTTTGTGCTGGTTTTATTGATTGATGCATTGATCTTAAAGCATTTGATTAATCGTTCTGTCATTACATTGTTCATGGCGACATTGGGTTTGAGTTATGTCATTGAAGGATTGGCTCAAACTGTATGGGGAACACAGGTTCATGGTTTGGACTTGGGGATTTCCGATGCACCAATCAATTTCTTTGGCATCATGCTGAGCAAGTTTGACCTGTTTGCGACAGGCATTGCTGGAACATTGGTCATTGTTTTATCCCTTTTATTTAGTAAAACCCGCTTTGGCATTTCACTACGTGCAGTTGCTGATGATCCTTTAGCAGCACAATCTGTGGGTATCCGGTTAAATCATATCTGGATATTGGTTTGGACTGTGGCAGGGTTTGTTGCATTGGTCGCTGGGTTACTTTGGGGCGCACGTTTAGGTGTTCAATTTTCACTTTCATTGGTAGTGCTTAAGGCATTACCTGTGCTCATTATTGGTGGTTTTACGTCAATTGCAGGTGCAATTTTAGCGGGCTTGATTGTGGGGGCAACCGAGAAACTGGCAGAGATTTATTTAGGCGGCATTATTGGCTCCGGAATTGAAAACTGGTTTCCATATGTGTTGGCGATTCTCTTTTTATTGGTATACCCAACTGGTCTGTTTGGTCAAAAACAAGTGACGAGGGTATAAGCCATGTTTCTATTTAGCCAAACTAGACAATACGTACAGCAGTATCAAGATGAGAAGCGCATTTTTCGCCTTAAAGAGCATCGTATTCTATTTATTTTTGGACTGTTGATTGCTTTTCTGTTCGTTCCATTTGTCGGGCCAGATTATTTATTCAATGCCATTTTAGTCCCTTTTCTAGTATTGGCACTTGCTGGATTGGGGCTCAATATTTTGACGGGTTATACCGGACAACTTTCTTTAGGTGCTGCGGCTTTTATGGCAGTGGGCGCATTTGCAACATATAACTTAGAGCTGCGAATTCCTCAATTGCCATTACTGTTTAGCATTTTTCTTGGTGGCGTAATTGCTGCTTTAGCTGGAGTTGTGGTTGGTTTGCCAAGTCTTCGAATTAAAGGCTTTTATTTAATTGTTTCGACCTTGGCTGCACAGTTTTTTGTGCCGTGGTTATTCACGCAGTATGGCTGGTTTACCAACAATAATGTTTCGGGCGTGATTACTGCTCCACGTATGGAAATATTGGGTTATTCCATAAATAGCCCAGTTGGGCACTACTTATTAACCTTAAGTATTGTTGTGGTTTTAACTGTTTTGGCTCGCAATCTGATCAATAGTCAATATGGTCGTAATTTTCGAGCTGTACGAGATATGGAAACTGCGGCAATCACCATTGGTATTCCCGTAAGTCAAACCAAATTACTGGCGTTTGCGATTAGTTCATTTTATCTCGGTATTGCTGGAGCACTTTGGGCTTTTGCTTACCTTGGAACTATCGAAGCAGATGGACTAGATCTTAATCGATCATTTCAAATTTTATTCATCATCATTATTGGTGGTCTAGGCAGTCTAACAGGCAGTTTTTTTGGGGCGGCATTTATTGTGCTGTTGCCTATTTTATTGAGTGTTTTGGGGCAAGCTGTTTTTGGACAAGCTATCGATCAAGCACTGCTACAGAATCTACAAAAAATTATTTTTGGGGCTTTGATCATTTATTTCCTGATTAAAGAACCAGAGGGATTAAGCCGTTTACTACGTAATCTTTATCACAGATTAAGAAAATGGCCATTACGTTATTAATTGTTTTAACAATACTTTTGTCTGTTTATTTAGAGATTAATTTATGAAATTATTTAAATCCTTGTGGTTTTGGCTGGTGGTGGTTGCCATTGCTTTAGTCGCTATTGTATTTGTCACCAAAAAGGACAAACAAAATCCACCTGAGCAAAAACAACAAGCAGCAACTGAGCAACAGACACAATTGTCGGATAAAAATGCCCAGTATTTTCCTTTGCAGAGTTATCGGGTTGGCCCTTATGCCGCTGGTGGAACGGGCTTTTTCGGAGGCTTTATTGACTACCTGAAAGCGGTCAATGCCAAGGGCGGTGTAAATGGCGTAAAGCTGGTGTGGTCTGAGTGCGAAACGGAGTATGTCGTAGAAAAAGGGGTGGAATGCTATGAGCGTTTGAAGAATGGTTTAAATGGAGCACCTGCTGCGGCAACCAACCCTTTATCTGTCGGTATTGCTTATGCAACTTTGGAACGTTCAACGAAAGATAAATTACCCTTGATTACGATTAATCATGGGCGTACAGATTCTACGGATGGCCGTGTTTTCCCGTACGTGTTTCCATTGCAGCTCAATCCGTATAGTGAAGTATCTGCAATTATTAATTATTTAGGTCAGCAAAGCGGTGGACTGGAAAAACTGAAAGGTAAGAAAATCGTAGTTCTATATCACGGTTCTCCTTACGGGAAAGAAACGATTCCAGTCATTGAGATTTTATCGAAAAAATATGGCTTTGAAGTAACCAACATTGAAGTACCGCATCCGGGTAATGAGCAGCAATCTCAATGGTTAAACATCAGACGGATTCAACCGGATTGGGTCATTCTTCGTGGTTGGGGTGTGATGAATCCTGTTGCATTAAAAACTGCGCAGAAAGTGGGTTATCCAACGAATAAAATCATTGGGAATATCTGGTCAAATTCAGAAGAAGATGCTGCACCAGCGGGCGCTGCGGCAAATGGTTTTATCTCAATTACGACTCATCCATCAGGAACTAATTTCCCTGTATTGCAAGAAATTAAACAACTTGTTGTTGATAAAGGTCAGTCAGATCTTGCTGATAAAAATCGTTTCGGTACGGTTTACTATAACCTTGGGGTGGTAAATGGCATTTTGAATGTAGAAGCAGTGCGCGTGGCACAAAATAAATTTGGTAAACGTCCGCTTACTGGTGAAGAAGTCCGTTGGGGCTTTGAACATATTAACTTAACTGAAGCACGTCTCAAAGAACTCGGTGCATATGGTTTGGTACAGCCTTTAAAACTATCGTGTGAAGACCATGAAGGTGGTGGTGCGGTACGTTTCCAACAATGGGATGGTAAAGAGTGGAAAGTAATTAGCGATTGGGTACAAGCAGATCGTACCTTGTTACGTCCGATTATTGAACAATCTTCAGAAAAATATGCCAAAGAGCAAGGCATAAAAATTCGAGATTGTGCAACTGAAGAATAAGATCAGGAGATGACTGCATGTCTAAATCATTAAACAGTACCGAGCCTGAAAATAGTGAACCGTTGCTAAATGTCGATAATATTAAAGTCGTATATGAGCAGAGTATTCTGGCAGTTAAACGGGTGAGTTTAACTATACCTTCTGGTTCTATTGTTGCATTGCTTGGTGCCAATGGAGCAGGTAAGAGTACGACTTTAAAAGCAATATCACAGTTGATTTTTGCTGAAAATGGACAAATTCACCGTGGCAAAATTGAATATCAGGGTGAATCCATACTTGGAAAAAATCCAAGTGATATTGTCAAAAAAGGTTTGGTACAAGTCCTTGAAGGGCGTCATTGTTTTATACATTTGACTGTTGATGAAAATTTACGGACAGGCGGTTTTATTTCACATCATTCGGGTGCCAAACTCTCAACTGCATTAGAAAAAGTTTATCAATATTTTCCAAGACTTGCAGAAAAAAAACAGACATTGGCAGGTTATCTCTCTGGTGGTGAGCAGCAAATGCTTGCTATTGGTCGAGCATTAATGACAGAGCCAAAGTTGGTTTTATTAGATGAACCCTCAATGGGGTTGGCTCCTAAGATTAGTTATGAAATTTTTGAATTAATTAAGTCACTATCTGAACAGCAAGGCGTGAGTTTTTTAGTTGCCGAACAAAATATTCGTTTGGCACTTGCCTACACCAACTATGCTTATGTCATTGAAAGCGGTGAGATCAAAGTTTCTGGACAGACTCAAGTTCTATATGAAACTGGACAAATTCAAAAAGCATATTTAGGGGAGATTGCTTAGTTTTTAATAGCCAGCCATCAATCAAATGATCGATGGCTGATTTCATATCAATAGATAAAAAAATGATTTATTCGCCGCGTTTATTTACAACCAACTCACCTAAGTCAATAAGTCGAGAACGAATGACATTACGACTTAAACCTAACATTTGTGCAGTTTTGACCTGATTTTGGTGACAATAATGATAGGCGATTCGTAATAATTGCTCTTCAAATTGTGCATAAACCTGACCATCATTTTGCTGAAATAACTGATGAAAAACTTCTTTTAATTTGGGATTTATGACGGGTTCACTTACTTTTTTCTCTTGAAGTTTATTTTGATATAGTTGAGTTGGCGGTTGAATCAATGTGAGATCATGACTTTCAATAATGCCATTTTGGCAAATTAATAGCGCATGATGGATCATATTTTCTAGTTCACGAATATTACCAGGCCACCAATAATTGCTAATTTTTTCTTTTGCAGCATCGGAAAAATTGGCTTTTTCATAGCCAAGCTGAGCATGATATTTATCAATAAAGTGATAGGCGAGAGGTAAAATATCTCCTTTTCGTTCACGTAAAGGTTTGATGTTTAAGGTAACTACATTAAGGCGGTAATATAGGTCTTCACGAAACTGATCACTAATAATGGCTTGCTCTAAGTTTACATTTGTTGCTGCCAATACTCTTACATTGACTGGAATACTTTTGCGAGAACC
This region of Acinetobacter sp. XS-4 genomic DNA includes:
- a CDS encoding ABC transporter ATP-binding protein, whose amino-acid sequence is MSKSLNSTEPENSEPLLNVDNIKVVYEQSILAVKRVSLTIPSGSIVALLGANGAGKSTTLKAISQLIFAENGQIHRGKIEYQGESILGKNPSDIVKKGLVQVLEGRHCFIHLTVDENLRTGGFISHHSGAKLSTALEKVYQYFPRLAEKKQTLAGYLSGGEQQMLAIGRALMTEPKLVLLDEPSMGLAPKISYEIFELIKSLSEQQGVSFLVAEQNIRLALAYTNYAYVIESGEIKVSGQTQVLYETGQIQKAYLGEIA
- a CDS encoding sigma-54 dependent transcriptional regulator, which gives rise to MRHNIVTLPEITQRSDSHKATAQVFNDPESKKLLEYIKQIAPSEASVLIHGETGTGKELIARQIHNHSKRRNKPFIAVNCGAFSETLVESELFGHEKGAFTGALSSNAGWFEAANGGTLLLDEIGDLSKRIQVKLLRLLQEREVVRLGSRKSIPVNVRVLAATNVNLEQAIISDQFREDLYYRLNVVTLNIKPLRERKGDILPLAYHFIDKYHAQLGYEKANFSDAAKEKISNYWWPGNIRELENMIHHALLICQNGIIESHDLTLIQPPTQLYQNKLQEKKVSEPVINPKLKEVFHQLFQQNDGQVYAQFEEQLLRIAYHYCHQNQVKTAQMLGLSRNVIRSRLIDLGELVVNKRGE